A single window of Lepeophtheirus salmonis chromosome 2, UVic_Lsal_1.4, whole genome shotgun sequence DNA harbors:
- the LOC121132342 gene encoding glycosyltransferase 25 family member — protein sequence MRNLLVFLSTFCIFIPPSLQTTLSPKILLVFFVRNKEHTLPHFLRLIEDLDYPKERISFYIRCDHNEPEDASPFIISSWTEKIKIKYNYHSFSVNVSENTSNDFPLVGWTPERFRWMMKSKEEALEHGRAIWADWIWFLDADVFITDPFALKLLLEEKDYHPLIAPMLKSVGLYSNFWAGMSETYYYERTKEYEPLLERKKVGCHLVPMVHSCFLINLNHEDSKYLTFIPEKIPDYDGPEDDIIVFALSAKMNYIPITVCNERIYGYIIPPLDESKSLEDDTLNLLNLRLETISSFSPRFLPYLPEFKEFVRNPFSLKDTLGVDHIYSINLKRRKDRRKRMEICYDELGIQTEWTDAVDGKTLTQEVIDQQGIKMMPGFLEPYHERPIKFGEIGCFLSHYNIWMDIVEKGYDRVIIFEDDIRFEPFFRSKLERLLEELDDLEDYWDLTFLGRKILHNSEEPWVEGSEQLVHVDYTYWTLSYIITFDGAKKLLEEKPLGKMVPVDEYLPIMYDRHPNQTWKNNFKNRNLKALSAHPLLVHPTHYTGDEGYISDTEDSMLIKKDEL from the coding sequence ATGAGGAATCTCCTTGtttttttatccactttttGCATTTTCATCCCTCCTTCACTTCAAACGACTTTGAGCCCCAAAATCCTCTTGGTCTTTTTTGTTCGAAATAAGGAGCACACACTTCCTCATTTCCTTAGACTTATTGAAGATTTGGACTACCCGAAGGAAAGGATATCCTTTTATATACGATGTGATCATAACGAACCCGAGGATGCCAGTCCTTTCATTATTAGTTCTTGgacagagaaaattaaaatcaaatataattaccaTAGTTTCAGTGTTAATGTATCGGAAAATACGAGTAATGATTTCCCCCTAGTGGGTTGGACCCCTGAAAGATTTAGGTGGATGATGAAGTCAAAGGAAGAAGCTCTAGAGCATGGAAGAGCTATTTGGGCAGATTGGATTTGGTTCTTGGATGCAGATGTGTTTATTACTGATCCTTTCGCTCTCAAACTCTTGTTAGAGGAAAAGGATTATCATCCCCTAATCGCACCCATGTTGAAATCCGTTGGACTTTACTCAAATTTCTGGGCTGGAATGTCTGAAACCTATTATTATGAGCGTACTAAAGAGTATGAACCTTTATTGGAGAGAAAAAAAGTGGGATGCCATTTAGTGCCAATGGTGCATTCCTGTTTCTTAATCAATTTAAATCACGAAGACTCCAAGTATCTTACTTTTATCCCTGAAAAAATCCCTGACTATGATGGCCCTGAAGATGATATAATTGTATTTGCTTTATCTgctaaaatgaattatataccTATTACAGTTTGCAATGAAAGAATATATGGTTATATTATACCTCCTCTGGACGAATCTAAGTCTTTGGAAGATGATACATTAAACCTTCTTAATCTACGACTTGAGACTATATCAAGTTTTAGTCCTCGTTTTCTTCCATACCTACCAGAATTTAAAGAATTTGTACGGAATCCGTTTTCTCTTAAGGACACGTTGGGTGTTGATCATATTTATTCCATCAATCTGAAAAGACGAAAGGATAGGCGAAAAAGAATGGAGATTTGCTACGACGAATTAGGCATTCAAACTGAATGGACAGATGCAGTTGACGGAAAAACGCTGACTCAAGAGGTGATAGATCAACAGGGTATAAAAATGATGCCTGGATTTCTGGAGCCTTATCATGAACGACCTATAAAATTTGGAGAAATTGGTTGTTTTCTAAGCCATTACAATATTTGGATGGATATTGTAGAAAAAGGATATGATAGAGTGATTATTTTTGAGGACGATATTCGATTTGAACCTTTCTTTAGATCCAAGTTAGAGCGTTTATTAGAAGAGTTAGACGATCTTGAAGACTATTGGGACCTAACATTTCTAGGTAGAAAAATTCTTCATAACTCCGAAGAACCCTGGGTGGAAGGCTCTGAACAATTAGTCCACGTTGATTACACATACTGGACTCtttcttatataattacatttgatGGAGCAAAGAAATTATTAGAGGAAAAACCTCTTGGAAAAATGGTACCGGTTGATGAGTATCTTCCAATCATGTATGATCGACATCCCAATCAAAcgtggaaaaataattttaagaatagaAATTTAAAAGCCCTAAGTGCGCATCCCCTCTTGGTCCATCCCACTCATTACACTGGGGATGAGGGATACATTTCTGATACTGAGGATTCaatgcttataaaaaaagacgaactttaa
- the LOC121132341 gene encoding uncharacterized protein, whose protein sequence is MDSNEFLGCSRDIYNRNHGSTTKFCSRENWQSAVLFLSQELELAGLSSPCVKTPGNEESKNGNLDIIAFVNITWELLQNYRSCLKTIENLESHIRRMNNDVDHLQSSAGRQKDLLEIREREVFENSEKERKSSLQFKGSQQKLRLVKEEVRRLTNVLIQRESRYNHETKKKDQEIMKLKERLVKILADKTNKGGFHGNVMGIDLSSLVPKPDGKQRGRWNSEQTDSKRENELFKRIIQDFEVKNQGIIKENCYLRHFVSSMIDCFRLEGFAPVSPASKLSESYVQSVEAQIRTEHEKGDDDYCEVPKNEETEQAALNRERSLLEIEKKEFQTMKQEFLKEVITSISPSKLTRGGGDGNDGDGDEDEEDLLLPSKTSPQWSQGTASYTVPLSELKSHSLSGINIGPSSNVYNTNTTPTNSRSSSRNMNSREGSGSHGEIVTPRRHSGAPRRNTNRPRSTNLSPVSGITMRNSTYGRYSTSSSRDGSLSPSTANSGIMRVSRSLPRIQQQKRRSLHSRMSPSTDSDAAGTPPLPSSSYKPPSGLPSLHPTPDRLPDSLPRSDELSAHLYKLGEYIEKKERNQELSESEMEFHLENVRRAMNIANRRMYSSSEDV, encoded by the exons atgGATAGTAATGAGTTTCTAGGGTGTTCCAGGGACATATATAATCGCAATCATGGATCCACAACAAAGTTTTGTTCAAGAGAAAATTGGCAAAGTGCTGTATTGTTTCTGTCACAA gaatTGGAGCTAGCAGGTCTATCCTCACCTTGTGTCAAAACTCCTGGAAATGAGGAAAGCAAAAACGGTAATTTGGATATCATTGCGTTTGTCAACATCACATGGGAACTCCTTCAAAATTACCGATCCTGCTTAAAGACCATAGAAAATCTCGAGTCTCAT ATTCGCCGGATGAACAATGACGTTGATCACTTACAGTCTAGTGCTGGTCGACAAAAGGATTTATTGGAAATTCGGGAACGAGAGGTATTTGAAAACTCAGAAAAAGAAAGGAAGTCTAGTCTACAATTCAAGGGTAGTCAGCAGAAATTGCGTCTCGTGAAGGAAGAA gTTCGTCGGTTGACAAATGTTCTTATTCAAAGAGAAAGTCGTTATAATCATGAAACTAAGAAAAAAGATCAAGAAATTATGAAGTTGAAAGAACGATTAGTCAAAATATTGGCGGATAAAACAAACAAAGGAGGCTTTCACGGAAACGTTATGGGTATCGATTTGTCTTCTCTTGTCCCTAAGCCTGACGGGAAGCAACGAGGAAGGTGGAATTCGGAACAAACGGATAGT aAACGAGAGAATGAATTGTTTAAGCGAATAATCCAGGACTTTGAAGTCAAAAACCAGGgcattattaaagaaaattgttaTCTGCGTCATTTCGTTTCTTCCATGATTGACTGTTTTCGACTTGAAGGCTTTGCTCCGGTCTCTCCAGCATCAAAACTAAGTGAGTCCTATGTCCAGTCCGTTGAAGCTCAAATTCGTACCGAGCATGAAAAAGGAGACGATGATTACTGTGAAGTCCCTAAAAACGAAGAAACAGAGCAAGCTGCACTCAATAGAGAAAGAAGTCttcttgaaatagaaaaaaaagaatttcaaaccATGAAACAAGAATTTCTCAAGGAAGTGATCACGTCCATATCTCCTTCCAAACTTACGAGAGGCGGAGGAGATGGGAACGATGGTGATGGGGACGAGGATGAAGAGGATCTTCTACTTCCTTCTAAAACATCTCCACAATGGTCTCAAGGAACAGCCTCCTACACAGTTCCCCTCTCTGAGCTCAAAAGTCATTCATTGAGTGGTATTAACATCGGACCCTCATCTAACGTCTACAACACAAATACCACTCCAACAAACAGTAGATCCTCTAgtcgaaatatgaattcaagAGAAGGAAGCGGGAGTCACGGGGAAATAGTTACTCCACGAAGGCATTCTGGAGCTCCACGGAGAAACACGAATCGACCAAGATCCACAAATTTATCACCTGTAAGTGGAATAACAATGCGTAATTCAACTTATGGGCGATATTCAACATCATCTAGTCGGGATGGATCTTTATCTCCATCTACAGCAAATTCAGGGATTATGAG AGTATCTCGCTCTCTACCACGAATACAACAGCAAAAACGGCGATCCCTCCATAGTCGTATGAGTCCTTCTACAGACTCGGATGCTGCAGGAACTCCTCCACTTCCCTCTTCTTCATACAAACCCCCATCTGGACTACCATCTCTTCATCCTACTCCTGACCGTTTACCAGACTCTCTTCCTCGGAGTGATGAACTCTCAGCTCATCTCTATAAACTGGGTGAATACATTGAGAAAAAGGAACGGAATCAGGAACTGTCGGAATCTGAGATGGAGtttcatttagaaaatgtaCGTCGCGCCATGAATATTGCCAATAGGCGAATGTATTCATCCTCGGAGGATGTTTAA